The following are encoded in a window of Pelecanus crispus isolate bPelCri1 chromosome 6, bPelCri1.pri, whole genome shotgun sequence genomic DNA:
- the CHAC1 gene encoding glutathione-specific gamma-glutamylcyclotransferase 1: protein MKRDPQRPEECPGRPEPSPSSPSPSPSHLGSAPPGEAEEGAELKLTLTSPVWIFGYGSLVWRPGFEFTSRKVGFIRGYSRRFWQGDTFHRGSERMPGRVVTLLEDCGACTWGVAYEVRGEQIAASLQYLNMREAVLGGYDTKLVKFHPQETDAEEPILALVYIATPQNPSYLGPASEEDIAAQIIVSSGCAGHNIEYLLRLADFMRYFCPQAEDKHLFSIEEALISILPCLYHTEESLEETASVPQKSKG from the exons ATGAAGCGCGACCCGCAGCGCCCCGAGGAGTGCCCGGGCCGGCCGGAGCCCTCGCCATCATCGCCCTCGCCATCGCCCTCCCACCTCGGCTCCGCGCCCCCGGGGGAGGCGGAGGAGGGCGCGGAGCTGAAGCTGACGCTGACGTCGCCGGTGTGGATCTTCGGGTACGGCTCGCTGGTGTGGAGGCCGGGCTTCGAGTTCACGTCGCGCAAGGTGGGCTTCATCCGCGGCTACAGCCGCCGCTTCTGGCAGGGCGACACCTTCCACCGCGGCAGCGAGAGGATG CCCGGGCGGGTGGTGACGCTGCTGGAGGACTGCGGG GCATGCACATGGGGTGTGGCCTATGAAGTCCGTGGGGAACAAATTGCTGCATCGCTCCAGTATCTCAACATGCGAGAAGCTGTCCTCGGGGGCTATGACACCAAGTTGGTGAAGTTCCACCCTCAGGAGACAGATGCAGAGGAACCCATCCTAGCTCTTGTTTACATTGCAACACCCCAGAACCCTTCTTACCTCGGCCCAGCATCAGAAGAAGACATTGCAGCTCAAATCATTGTCTCAAGTGGTTGTGCTGGTCATAACATTGAGTACTTGCTCAGACTGGCAGACTTTATGCGCTATTTTTGTCCTCAAGCAGAGGATAAACATCTCTTCTCCATTGAAGAGGCTCTTATTTCCATCCTTCCATGCCTGTACCACACAGAGGAGTCTCTAGAAGAAACTGCAAGTGTCCCTCAGAAGTCTAAGGGttga